Proteins encoded in a region of the Podarcis muralis chromosome 2, rPodMur119.hap1.1, whole genome shotgun sequence genome:
- the LMOD3 gene encoding leiomodin-3 codes for MSEFSQNSDQEEICSEEIDEDEILANLSPEELKELQCEMEVMAPDPEVPVGMIQRDQTEKPPTGNFDHRSLVDYLYWQKASRRMHEDERVPVTLLPSERHTVEKSEENSADISNEKQMVKNNAGKTNGDIRDYKENEEEEEEGEEEEEEEEEEEEEEDEEEEEEEEDEEEGEEEQEEEDEEEDDEEKDKEELGTKKPCGEEDSRSEHETEGSDEKQDNNEKKASKLNIPKKLAVDTSFIKLSARPSGNQTNLDESLRKVQKNDPSMTELNLNNIENIPKEMLVDFVNAMKKNKHIKTFSLANVGADDNVAFALANMLRENRSITTLNIDSNFISGKGIVAIMRCLQYNEKLTELRFHNQRSMLGHQAETEIARLLKANPTLLKIGYHFELPGPRMVVTNLLSRNLDKQRQKRIEEQKQQQRKQQKELIAMLENGLGLPPGMWELLGGPVPASVMPPSMQPPMPPVPKAPSAGRKNEPARKPEPEKVSSGDFKIVKLKRTQRKPTIKEYVEPAEKTNLKDVIKTLKPIPRRRPPPLVEVTPRDQLLNDIRQSNVAYLKPVPLPKELE; via the exons ATGTCTGAGTTCAGCCAAAACTCTGACCAAGAAGAAATCTGTTCTGAAGAGATTGATGAAGATGAAATCCTAGCAAACCTCTCCCCCGAAGAACTGAAGGAGCTACAATGTGAAATGGAAGTCATGGCTCCAGACCCCGAAGTGCCAGTTGGAATGATACAGAGAGACCAGACTGAAAAGCCACCGACGGGAAACTTTGATCACAGATCTCTTGTTGACTACCTGTATTGGCAGAAGGCCTCAAGGCGGATGCATGAGGATGAACGAGTGCCTGTCACTCTCTTGCCATCGGAG AGACACACTGTGGAGAAGTCCGAAGAAAATTCTGCAGATATTAGTAATGAGAAGCAGATGGTGAAAAATAATGCAGGGAAAACAAATGGAGACATAAGAGACTATAAAGagaatgaagaagaggaagaggaaggtgaagaggaggaggaggaggaggaagaagaagaagaagaagaagacgaggaggaggaggaagaagaggaggatgaggaggaaggagaggaagaacaggaggaggaagatgaagaggAGGACGACGAAGAGAAAGATAAGGAAGAACTGGGAACAAAAAAACCATGTGGTGAAGAGGACAGCAGAAGTGAACATGAAACAGAGGGATCAGATGAAAAACAAGACAATAATGAAAAGAAAGCATCAAAATTAAATATTCCCAAAAAATTAGCTGTAGATACTAGTTTTATTAAGTTAAGTGCTAGGCCTTCAGGAAATCAAACCAATTTAGATGAGAGCCTGAGAAAGGTCCAGAAGAATGACCCAAGCATGACAGAACTCAACTTGAACAACATTGAGAACATCCCCAAGGAAATGCTGGTGGACTTTGTCAATGCTATGAAAAAGAATAAGCACATCAAAACATTCAGTTTAGCCAATGTGGGGGCAGATGATAATGTTGCTTTTGCCTTGGCCAACATGCTGCGTGAAAACAGGAGCATCACTACACTGAATATTGATTCAAATTTCATCTCGGGTAAAGGAATTGTTGCAATTATGAGGTGTCTGCAGTACAACGAGAAGCTGACTGAGCTACGCTTTCACAACCAGAGAAGCATGTTGGGCCATCAAGCAGAAACAGAGATCGCCAGGTTACTGAAAGCCAACCCTACGCTGCTCAAGATAGGGTATCACTTTGAACTTCCAGGTCCCAGAATGGTGGTCACCAATCTGCTCAGCAGAAACCTCGATAAACAGAGGCAGAAAAGGATAGAggagcaaaagcagcagcaacgaAAGCAGCAGAAAGAGCTAATAGCCATGTTAGAGAACGGACTCGGGTTGCCTCCTGGCATGTGGGAATTGCTAGGGGGACCAGTGCCTGCTTCGGTGATGCCTCCATCGATGCAACCTCCAATGCCACCAGTCCCCAAAGCTCCATCTGCGGGCAGGAAAAACGAGCCTGCAAGAAAACCAGAACCTGAAAAGGTCAGCAGCGGCGACTTCAAAATAGTGAAACTCAAGAGAACCCAGCGGAAACCCACCATAAAAGAATATGTGGAGCCTGCTGAAAAAACCAACCTCAAAGATGTGATCAAGACACTCAAGCCTATTCCAAGAAGACGGCCACCTCCTCTGGTGGAAGTCACTCCTAGAGATCAGCTACTTAATGATATTCGCCAGAGCAACGTAGCTTATCTGAAACCG